From the genome of Winogradskyella forsetii, one region includes:
- a CDS encoding DinB family protein: MRPVCSMNNSYLNSAIKQFEYYKSLGDKTIDRLTIEELKKEFAEDSNSIAIIVKHIAGNMLSRWTNFLTEDGEKEWRQRDEEFIENFKSKDDLLDAWNKGWICLFNAIKPLNSTDLENVIYIRNQGHSVTEAIHRQMMHYAYHVGQMVLIGKLIKGSNWESLSIAKGQSKIYNKAKFEKDISRKHFTDDF, encoded by the coding sequence ATGAGACCTGTTTGTAGTATGAATAATTCTTACCTCAATAGTGCAATTAAACAATTTGAATACTATAAATCCCTTGGCGATAAAACCATTGACCGACTTACGATTGAAGAGTTAAAAAAGGAGTTTGCTGAAGATTCCAATTCTATAGCGATAATAGTAAAACATATTGCAGGCAACATGCTTAGTCGCTGGACTAATTTTTTAACGGAAGATGGCGAAAAAGAATGGCGACAACGTGATGAAGAATTTATTGAAAATTTCAAATCGAAAGATGACTTGTTAGACGCTTGGAATAAAGGTTGGATTTGCTTATTTAACGCTATTAAACCGTTAAATTCAACTGATTTAGAGAATGTTATTTACATTAGAAATCAAGGCCATTCAGTAACCGAAGCCATACATAGACAAATGATGCATTATGCCTACCACGTTGGTCAAATGGTACTTATTGGCAAATTGATTAAAGGTAGCAATTGGGAAAGCCTATCCATCGCTAAAGGCCAATCCAAAATTTACAATAAAGCTAAATTCGAAAAGGACATAAGCCGAAAACACTTTACCGATGACTTTTAA
- the lpdA gene encoding dihydrolipoyl dehydrogenase → MSKYDIIVLGSGPGGYVTAIRASQLGFKTAVVEKESLGGVCLNWGCIPTKALLKSAQVFEYLKHAEDYGLKVKDPEYDFDAIIKRSRGVAEGMSGGVKFLMKKNKIDVIEGFGKLKTGKKIDVDGKEYSADHIIIATGARSRELPSLPQDGKKVIGYRKAMSLETQPKKMIVVGSGAIGVEFAYFYNSLGTEVTIVEFLDKIVPVEDDEVSKQLERSFKKSGIKIMTSAEVTSVDTSGKGVKATVKTKKGEEILEADIVLSAVGIKSNIENIGLEDVGIAVDRDKILVNDFYQTNIPGYYAIGDVTPGQALAHVASAEGILCVEKIAGQHVEALDYGNIPGCTYCSPEIASVGLTEEQAKAKGLDIKVGKFPFSASGKASASGAKDGFVKVIFDAKYGEWLGCHMIGAGVTDMIAEAVLGRKLETTGHEVLKAVHPHPTMSEAVMEAVAAAYDEVIHL, encoded by the coding sequence ATGAGTAAATACGATATTATAGTATTAGGAAGTGGTCCTGGAGGCTACGTAACTGCAATTAGAGCATCACAATTAGGATTTAAAACTGCTGTTGTAGAAAAGGAAAGTCTTGGTGGCGTATGCTTAAATTGGGGTTGTATTCCAACCAAAGCCCTTTTAAAATCTGCTCAAGTTTTTGAATACCTTAAACATGCTGAAGATTACGGGCTAAAAGTGAAAGATCCAGAGTATGATTTTGATGCGATTATAAAGCGTAGTCGTGGTGTGGCAGAAGGTATGAGTGGTGGTGTTAAGTTTTTAATGAAGAAAAATAAAATCGATGTCATTGAAGGTTTCGGAAAATTGAAAACCGGTAAGAAAATTGATGTTGACGGCAAAGAATATTCAGCAGACCATATTATAATAGCGACAGGAGCACGCTCACGTGAATTACCGAGTTTACCGCAAGATGGTAAAAAAGTGATTGGTTACAGAAAAGCGATGAGTTTAGAAACGCAACCGAAGAAAATGATTGTTGTGGGTTCTGGAGCCATTGGTGTTGAATTTGCTTATTTCTATAATTCGTTAGGAACTGAAGTTACCATAGTAGAGTTCTTAGACAAAATTGTGCCTGTTGAAGATGATGAAGTGTCTAAACAATTAGAACGTAGTTTTAAAAAATCTGGAATTAAAATCATGACATCTGCAGAAGTAACTTCTGTTGACACCTCTGGAAAAGGAGTAAAAGCTACGGTAAAAACTAAAAAAGGAGAAGAAATACTAGAAGCCGATATTGTATTATCTGCTGTTGGTATTAAATCTAATATCGAAAATATTGGCTTAGAAGATGTTGGTATTGCTGTTGACAGAGATAAAATTTTGGTTAACGATTTTTACCAAACCAACATTCCTGGTTATTATGCCATAGGAGATGTTACGCCTGGACAAGCTTTAGCTCACGTGGCGTCAGCTGAAGGAATTCTTTGTGTAGAGAAAATTGCAGGTCAACATGTGGAAGCTTTGGATTATGGAAACATTCCAGGTTGTACCTATTGTTCTCCGGAAATCGCTTCAGTCGGTTTAACGGAAGAACAGGCTAAAGCCAAAGGTTTAGATATAAAAGTTGGTAAATTTCCGTTTTCGGCATCTGGAAAAGCAAGTGCTAGTGGCGCAAAAGACGGTTTTGTAAAAGTGATTTTTGACGCTAAATATGGCGAATGGTTAGGTTGCCACATGATTGGTGCTGGTGTTACCGATATGATTGCCGAAGCTGTTTTAGGTCGAAAATTAGAAACCACTGGACATGAAGTCTTAAAAGCAGTACATCCACATCCTACTATGAGTGAAGCGGTAATGGAAGCTGTTGCTGCGGCTTATGATGAGGTTATACATCTTTAA
- a CDS encoding outer membrane beta-barrel protein encodes MMKNYLILICLMFGGTYLSAQTEFGVKGGLNITFFKVDEGKFGNNPETEIGYYGGIFVDFKIDNGFHFQPELLYKGVGDYEFINAPMYLKYDIIYNFHILIGPSLNYFPDFLNRKFKVRADLSLDYDFLSNLSAHMKYTIGFEELSPNILFLGLALKL; translated from the coding sequence ATGATGAAAAACTATTTAATACTAATATGCTTAATGTTTGGCGGAACATATTTGTCGGCACAAACTGAATTTGGAGTTAAGGGTGGACTTAATATTACTTTTTTTAAAGTTGATGAAGGCAAATTCGGAAATAATCCAGAAACTGAAATAGGTTATTATGGCGGAATTTTTGTGGATTTTAAAATTGATAACGGCTTTCATTTTCAACCAGAATTGTTGTACAAAGGCGTAGGGGACTATGAATTTATTAATGCGCCAATGTACTTAAAATATGATATTATTTATAATTTCCATATTCTTATTGGCCCAAGTTTAAATTATTTTCCCGATTTTTTAAATAGGAAATTTAAAGTGAGGGCAGATCTAAGTTTAGATTACGATTTTCTATCCAATCTTAGTGCGCATATGAAATACACAATTGGTTTTGAGGAACTTTCGCCAAATATTTTATTTTTAGGTTTGGCACTCAAATTGTAA
- the aroQ gene encoding type II 3-dehydroquinate dehydratase — MKKLIIINGPNLNLLGKRETNIYGNLTFTEFYDSIVKKYPNVSLEHFQSNIEGEIIDKIQEVGFSYDGVILNAAAYTHTSVGIGDAVKAITTPVVEVHISNTFSREKFRHKSFISPNAKGVILGFGLLSYELAIESFMKN; from the coding sequence ATGAAAAAATTAATCATCATCAACGGTCCTAATCTTAATTTGCTAGGAAAGCGCGAAACCAATATATATGGTAATTTAACTTTTACCGAATTTTACGATTCCATAGTTAAAAAATATCCAAATGTATCCCTTGAGCATTTTCAGTCTAATATCGAAGGTGAAATTATTGATAAAATCCAAGAAGTAGGATTCTCATATGATGGTGTTATTTTAAATGCTGCGGCTTACACACATACTTCTGTTGGCATTGGTGATGCGGTTAAAGCGATTACTACACCTGTTGTGGAAGTTCATATTTCCAATACCTTTTCAAGAGAAAAATTTAGGCATAAATCATTTATTTCTCCAAATGCTAAAGGTGTTATTTTAGGTTTTGGACTATTAAGTTATGAATTGGCAATTGAGAGTTTTATGAAAAATTGA
- a CDS encoding outer membrane beta-barrel protein: MKKLLFTAAVAVLGFASVSAQEEAKTFGFSEGDIFLEGMIGFNSENDKNNEEKTSSFNISPKLGYFISEDLAIGGELSFMSSKEEFAGTDTADNSGFGVGAFARYYFLDLGERFKTYTEFGVGYASQNDKLNDFKVNAIGAGLDLGINYFVTEKIALSFGLKNVLSFTTAKADVDGAEAVSEFNLGFGDVANPFGGNAAFGILFKF; the protein is encoded by the coding sequence ATGAAAAAATTATTATTTACAGCTGCAGTTGCAGTATTAGGATTTGCAAGTGTTAGTGCACAAGAAGAAGCTAAGACTTTTGGTTTTTCTGAAGGTGATATCTTTTTAGAAGGTATGATTGGTTTTAACAGTGAAAATGATAAAAACAATGAAGAAAAAACTTCTAGCTTTAATATCAGTCCAAAACTAGGCTATTTCATTAGCGAAGATTTAGCTATTGGAGGTGAATTATCTTTTATGTCTTCTAAAGAAGAATTTGCAGGAACTGATACTGCAGATAATTCTGGTTTTGGTGTTGGCGCTTTTGCTCGTTATTACTTTTTGGATTTAGGTGAGCGTTTTAAAACTTACACTGAGTTTGGTGTTGGTTATGCTAGCCAAAATGATAAACTAAACGATTTCAAAGTAAATGCTATCGGAGCTGGTTTAGATTTAGGTATCAACTATTTTGTAACTGAAAAGATCGCTTTATCTTTCGGTTTAAAGAATGTATTATCTTTCACCACTGCTAAGGCAGACGTTGACGGTGCAGAAGCTGTATCAGAATTCAACTTAGGTTTTGGTGATGTTGCTAATCCTTTTGGTGGTAACGCTGCTTTCGGAATCTTATTCAAGTTCTAA
- a CDS encoding outer membrane beta-barrel protein, translated as MKKLLLFAAVAVFAFTSVGAQDFNVGISGALPLGDSGDFTSFGVNLDANYLWEVSEEFNVGVASGYHHYFGEDISNSFGGATITAEAEDFSFIPIAGAARFSISEKFTVGADLGYALGISPDGNDGGFYYAPKVQYGVTEMIDIVLAYKGVSLDGGSFDAISLGVEFGL; from the coding sequence ATGAAAAAATTATTATTATTTGCTGCTGTTGCAGTATTTGCTTTCACTAGTGTAGGAGCACAGGATTTTAATGTAGGCATTAGTGGTGCATTACCGTTGGGAGATTCTGGTGATTTTACATCTTTTGGTGTTAACTTAGATGCAAACTATTTGTGGGAAGTATCTGAAGAATTTAATGTAGGTGTCGCTTCTGGTTATCATCATTATTTCGGGGAAGATATTTCAAATTCATTTGGAGGAGCAACTATCACAGCAGAAGCTGAAGACTTTAGTTTTATCCCAATTGCAGGTGCTGCACGTTTTAGTATATCTGAAAAATTTACAGTAGGTGCTGATTTAGGGTATGCATTAGGGATTAGTCCTGATGGAAATGATGGTGGGTTTTATTATGCACCAAAAGTACAATACGGTGTAACCGAAATGATTGATATTGTTTTAGCCTATAAAGGAGTAAGTTTAGACGGTGGTTCTTTTGATGCCATTTCATTAGGAGTAGAGTTTGGTCTCTAA
- the xerA gene encoding site-specific tyrosine recombinase/integron integrase, with protein MKWAPAIADYKHYLQIERGLSKNSIVNYSYDIKKLMFYLEEHQINVSPISIDHTVVKDFIYSVSKSINPRSQARLISGLRNFFDYLIFENYRTTNPLDLIESPRIGRKLPDTLSIKDIDNLISAIDLSYQYNGVNLGERNRAIIETLYSCGLRVSELIELKISDLFFEEGFIKVTGKGDKQRFVPIGTSTQNYINIWIAIRNHIEVQPNSKDVLFLNYKGKKLTRAMIFTIIKSLVEKTGLKKTVSPHTFRHSFATHLLENGADLRAIQMMLGHESITTTEIYMHVDRSHLSEVLNKFHPRK; from the coding sequence ATGAAATGGGCACCAGCAATAGCCGATTATAAACATTATCTTCAAATAGAACGTGGTTTATCAAAAAACTCCATCGTTAACTATAGCTATGATATCAAAAAACTAATGTTTTATCTTGAAGAACATCAAATAAATGTATCTCCTATTTCTATTGACCATACAGTTGTTAAAGATTTTATTTATTCAGTTTCCAAATCCATTAATCCAAGATCGCAAGCGCGATTGATATCTGGACTACGAAATTTTTTCGACTATCTCATTTTTGAAAACTACAGAACCACTAATCCGTTGGATTTAATAGAATCTCCGAGAATAGGAAGAAAATTACCAGATACATTATCTATAAAAGATATAGACAACTTAATCAGTGCTATTGATTTAAGTTACCAATACAACGGCGTAAATCTTGGCGAGCGAAACAGAGCCATTATAGAAACCTTATATAGCTGTGGTTTGCGTGTGAGTGAACTTATAGAACTAAAAATATCAGATTTGTTTTTTGAAGAAGGTTTTATAAAAGTCACCGGAAAAGGAGACAAACAGCGTTTTGTACCCATAGGAACATCGACTCAAAACTACATAAACATCTGGATTGCCATTAGAAATCATATAGAGGTGCAGCCCAATTCTAAAGATGTACTTTTTTTAAATTACAAAGGTAAAAAACTGACACGCGCCATGATTTTTACCATTATAAAATCCTTAGTCGAAAAAACAGGGCTTAAGAAAACAGTGTCACCACATACCTTTAGACATTCGTTTGCGACACATCTACTCGAAAATGGTGCAGATCTTAGAGCCATACAAATGATGCTTGGGCATGAAAGTATAACAACTACAGAAATCTATATGCACGTAGATCGTTCTCATTTAAGTGAGGTATTGAATAAGTTTCATCCTAGAAAATAA
- a CDS encoding PAS domain-containing sensor histidine kinase: MKLNFLNLAKYKSKTYRNTNYSKRSIENEHYKIALEISNVGLWNWGIESNRVFYSKESKQIIGYCESELNSTSEFLDKKVHPDDKEGHYRDFKLLLKGRIDSYENEYRVLCKNGSYKWILDKGKIIEKDLNGNPTLIIGTHSDITNLKQKEAQLNKNLQLITSQNKRLYSFTHIVSHNLKTHIGNFKNILEFYDEANCENEKEELIQHLQSISTSLTSTIADLDDIISIKSKAHNNQLNERVNLFDCVYKVVESLKTESIKSDVTIYNALRKNEFLMTNSAYLESIFYNLISNGIKYSDPNKKSQIIIQSINTKDNLKILISDNGIGINMDKYKHQIFEMYQTFHGTDRKDSRGIGLYITKTQVEALQGVILMESALNEGTTFSLTFKKQKTLV; the protein is encoded by the coding sequence ATGAAACTCAACTTTTTAAATCTAGCTAAATATAAATCAAAAACTTACCGAAACACAAACTATTCAAAACGATCAATTGAAAATGAACACTATAAAATTGCATTAGAAATTTCTAATGTTGGTCTTTGGAATTGGGGCATTGAAAGCAATAGAGTCTTCTATTCAAAAGAATCAAAACAAATTATTGGTTACTGTGAAAGTGAATTAAATAGTACGTCAGAGTTTTTGGATAAAAAAGTGCATCCAGATGACAAGGAAGGCCATTATAGAGATTTTAAATTGCTCCTAAAAGGCAGGATAGATTCTTACGAGAACGAGTATCGGGTTTTATGCAAAAATGGTAGCTACAAATGGATTTTAGATAAAGGGAAAATTATTGAAAAAGATCTTAACGGCAACCCAACACTTATCATTGGCACGCATTCCGATATTACCAATTTAAAACAAAAAGAAGCCCAACTCAATAAGAATCTTCAACTAATCACCAGTCAGAATAAAAGACTGTATAGTTTTACCCATATTGTTTCTCATAATTTAAAAACCCATATTGGCAACTTCAAAAACATCTTAGAGTTTTATGATGAAGCAAATTGCGAGAACGAAAAGGAAGAACTCATTCAACATTTACAGTCTATTTCAACATCTTTAACATCAACCATTGCAGATTTAGACGATATTATCAGCATAAAATCCAAAGCGCACAACAACCAACTTAATGAGCGTGTTAATTTATTTGACTGCGTCTATAAAGTAGTAGAGAGTTTAAAAACTGAAAGTATTAAGAGCGACGTTACTATTTATAATGCTTTAAGAAAAAATGAATTCTTAATGACCAATAGTGCCTATTTAGAGAGTATTTTTTATAATTTGATATCTAACGGGATAAAATATTCAGATCCCAACAAAAAATCTCAAATAATTATACAATCTATAAATACAAAAGACAATCTGAAAATTCTCATTTCAGATAACGGTATTGGTATTAATATGGATAAATATAAACATCAGATCTTTGAAATGTATCAAACTTTTCATGGCACTGACCGAAAAGATTCTAGAGGTATTGGGCTTTATATTACAAAAACGCAAGTTGAAGCACTACAAGGTGTCATTCTAATGGAAAGTGCGCTAAACGAAGGCACCACTTTTTCATTGACCTTTAAAAAACAAAAAACACTCGTTTAA
- a CDS encoding pentapeptide repeat-containing protein gives MKHFILAMVALVQLSCATQNSSTNEDNSMKKLIKTDQPIYIENKTIDEVIDFTSYLDAHLISEGVYQVNVKSGITFKKCVFKKPVSAFRKMEDGSVVLTSFQGNVTFIDCFFEEDVNFRGSSIYGRTDFTNSTFDKSANFEELHCHENAFFNTCKFEGALRFQNAFFNQRVNFMNAEFYDIASFQNSLFNSELQFSAGKFFKYADFTLIDCRGRVLFNYTEFRDKADFSHSMFAQDLGFINTKNHTTNFDSCRFLGKVSFHNLEVVSALSLTDSYFMFDIPEINIPSEKLMNSK, from the coding sequence ATGAAACATTTCATTTTAGCAATGGTTGCTTTGGTCCAATTATCTTGCGCAACCCAGAACTCTTCGACTAATGAAGACAATAGTATGAAAAAATTAATTAAAACAGATCAGCCAATTTACATTGAGAATAAGACGATCGATGAAGTTATTGATTTTACATCGTATTTAGATGCTCATCTCATCAGCGAAGGTGTTTACCAAGTTAATGTGAAATCGGGAATTACATTTAAAAAATGTGTTTTTAAAAAGCCTGTAAGTGCTTTTAGAAAAATGGAGGATGGAAGTGTTGTGTTAACGTCTTTTCAGGGTAATGTCACTTTTATAGACTGTTTTTTTGAAGAAGACGTTAATTTTAGAGGAAGTAGCATCTATGGAAGAACAGATTTTACAAACTCTACATTTGATAAGAGTGCTAATTTCGAAGAGTTACATTGTCATGAAAATGCTTTTTTCAATACATGTAAATTTGAAGGAGCTTTACGATTTCAGAACGCATTTTTTAATCAAAGAGTTAATTTTATGAATGCAGAGTTTTATGACATTGCAAGCTTTCAAAACAGTTTATTCAATTCTGAATTACAATTTAGTGCAGGCAAATTCTTCAAATATGCGGACTTTACTTTGATTGACTGCAGAGGGCGCGTGCTTTTTAACTATACTGAATTTAGGGATAAAGCAGATTTTAGTCATTCTATGTTTGCTCAGGATTTAGGTTTTATTAACACAAAGAACCATACGACTAATTTTGATAGCTGTAGATTTTTGGGAAAAGTTAGCTTTCATAATTTGGAAGTCGTATCCGCTTTAAGTCTAACGGATAGTTATTTCATGTTTGACATTCCTGAAATTAATATTCCTTCAGAAAAACTAATGAATTCAAAATAA
- a CDS encoding C1 family peptidase, with protein MKKINFFLCAILALQLCVFVSCDKDSEPFEEEEQPQGDFALGWSGEDDLGTIPTSTNFSFGNSNLPSSVDLVPKFPPIGNQNPYGTCVSWAVGYNYKTALNGMSNGLSTAQLASTSNQFSPKDLFTAIPDNQKGTDCNGTNFTEALTLLQNRGVATEQTVPYTNLGNCSSSNVQSSWTTEANQNKIQYWRKIDASIQSIKQNLANNIPVILGAKLADNFMSWNSDVVLSSSTSYNNVGQHAYHAMVIAGYDDSKGANGAFRVINSWGETWGDFGYIWVDYNYMMNEFCTSYNGDKPLFIASDQEGGGENNPPDDVNPVTTGVDLAPWVFADYSNYQFSGEPTERVIDFNIYNIGNQTASANDDWSIYYIYFNAFDANDYGVIYYDEFNTSIAQNTYDCPTADNCVFNLDIPSGNSFTQTAWGLESQIRTYYMPELSGYYYLVLIADAEDKFNEQDEMNNLFYTTLDPKYFDYGYSSRSSSQDGNEATIDQFSFTNNLEPNVQNLKRNERQTAVTDNFKNAYTQKEILEFIKKEKRNGNIDSKIDEHIQLTKDKYYGN; from the coding sequence ATGAAAAAAATTAATTTCTTTTTATGCGCTATACTTGCATTACAACTATGTGTTTTTGTCAGCTGTGATAAAGACAGCGAACCTTTTGAGGAAGAAGAACAGCCACAAGGTGATTTCGCATTAGGGTGGAGTGGAGAAGATGATTTAGGCACCATTCCAACATCAACGAATTTTAGTTTTGGAAATTCCAACTTACCATCATCCGTAGATCTTGTTCCTAAATTTCCTCCGATAGGAAATCAAAATCCATATGGTACTTGTGTATCTTGGGCTGTGGGTTATAATTATAAAACGGCTTTAAATGGTATGAGCAATGGCTTGTCTACAGCACAATTGGCGTCAACATCCAATCAATTTAGTCCAAAGGATTTATTTACGGCCATTCCAGATAACCAAAAAGGTACAGATTGTAACGGAACAAATTTTACAGAAGCACTTACTTTACTTCAGAACAGAGGTGTCGCTACTGAACAAACCGTGCCTTATACAAATTTAGGAAACTGCTCTAGTTCTAATGTTCAATCGAGTTGGACAACGGAAGCCAATCAGAATAAAATACAATACTGGAGAAAAATAGATGCGAGCATTCAAAGCATTAAACAGAATCTGGCGAATAATATTCCTGTGATCCTTGGTGCAAAATTAGCAGATAACTTTATGAGTTGGAACAGTGATGTTGTGTTGTCATCAAGCACCTCTTATAACAATGTTGGACAGCATGCTTACCATGCCATGGTCATTGCTGGTTACGATGATTCAAAAGGTGCTAATGGTGCTTTTAGAGTTATTAATTCTTGGGGCGAAACATGGGGCGATTTCGGCTATATTTGGGTCGATTATAACTATATGATGAATGAATTTTGTACAAGTTATAACGGTGACAAACCTTTATTTATAGCTTCAGATCAAGAAGGTGGTGGTGAAAACAATCCGCCAGATGATGTCAATCCTGTAACAACAGGTGTTGATTTAGCACCATGGGTTTTTGCAGATTATTCAAATTATCAATTTAGTGGCGAACCAACCGAAAGAGTGATCGATTTTAATATCTACAATATCGGAAATCAAACTGCTTCTGCAAATGACGATTGGTCTATCTATTATATTTATTTTAATGCTTTTGACGCCAATGATTATGGTGTGATTTATTATGATGAATTCAATACATCTATAGCACAGAATACCTACGATTGTCCAACTGCTGATAATTGTGTCTTTAATCTTGATATTCCTTCAGGGAATAGTTTCACGCAGACGGCTTGGGGACTGGAAAGTCAAATCAGAACCTATTACATGCCAGAATTATCTGGGTATTATTATTTGGTTCTTATTGCTGATGCAGAAGACAAATTTAACGAACAAGATGAAATGAATAACCTGTTCTATACCACCTTAGATCCAAAGTATTTTGATTATGGATATAGTTCTAGGTCATCTTCTCAAGACGGTAACGAAGCCACTATTGATCAATTTAGTTTCACTAATAATCTAGAGCCAAACGTGCAGAATCTTAAGAGAAACGAGCGTCAAACTGCGGTTACGGACAACTTTAAGAATGCCTATACCCAAAAGGAGATCTTAGAGTTCATCAAAAAGGAAAAGCGAAATGGAAATATCGACAGTAAAATTGATGAGCATATCCAACTTACCAAGGATAAATACTACGGTAACTAA
- the rny gene encoding ribonuclease Y, giving the protein MDTNTIMYIVGGLILGVIIGFVIAKSLEKGKASKLIANAENESKSIIKQAKADGESIKKDKMLQAKEKFIELKSEHEKVILSRDKKMAEAEKRIRDKESQVSTELNKTKKSNQSLESKIKDYDFRLEHLEKKQEEVEKAHKSQIKQLEVISSLSAEEAKEQLVESLKEEAKTDAQVFIQDHLEEAKLTAQQEAKKIIINTIQRIGTEEAVDNCVSVFNIESDDVKGRIIGREGRNIRAIEAATGVEIIVDDTPEAIILSCFDSVRREIARLSLHKLVTDGRIHPARIEEIVRKTEKQIEQEIIEVGKRTVIDLGIHGLHPELIKMVGRMKYRSSYGQNLLQHSREVAKLCGVMAAELGLNPKLAKRAGLLHDIGKVPSSETDVETPHAILGMQWAEKHGEKPEVCNAIGAHHDEIEMTTLLSPIIQVCDAISGARPGARRQVLDSYIQRLKDLEDVAFGFVGVKKAYAIQAGRELRVIVESEKVTDDRAASLSFEISQKIQTDMTYPGQVKVTVIRETRAVNIAK; this is encoded by the coding sequence ATGGACACTAACACAATTATGTATATAGTTGGAGGCCTAATACTAGGCGTAATAATAGGATTTGTAATCGCTAAATCTTTAGAAAAGGGAAAGGCTTCTAAATTAATTGCAAATGCAGAAAACGAATCCAAATCAATTATAAAACAAGCAAAGGCAGATGGCGAGTCCATCAAAAAAGATAAAATGCTTCAGGCAAAGGAGAAATTTATTGAGCTTAAATCTGAGCACGAAAAAGTGATTTTGTCTCGGGACAAAAAAATGGCAGAAGCCGAAAAACGCATTAGGGACAAAGAATCGCAAGTTTCCACTGAGCTTAATAAGACGAAAAAATCCAATCAATCCTTAGAATCTAAAATAAAAGATTATGATTTTAGATTGGAACATCTTGAAAAGAAACAAGAAGAAGTAGAGAAAGCGCATAAAAGCCAAATAAAACAATTAGAGGTCATTTCGTCCTTGTCTGCTGAAGAAGCCAAAGAGCAATTAGTGGAATCGCTTAAAGAAGAAGCTAAAACGGATGCTCAAGTATTTATACAAGACCATTTGGAAGAAGCGAAATTAACAGCACAGCAAGAGGCTAAGAAAATTATAATCAATACCATTCAACGTATTGGTACAGAAGAAGCCGTCGATAACTGTGTGTCTGTTTTTAACATAGAATCTGATGACGTTAAAGGTAGAATAATCGGTAGGGAAGGAAGAAACATTAGAGCCATTGAAGCGGCAACAGGTGTTGAGATTATTGTTGATGACACACCAGAAGCCATTATCTTGTCTTGCTTTGATTCCGTTAGGCGTGAAATAGCACGTTTATCGTTACATAAATTGGTAACGGATGGAAGAATACATCCAGCACGTATCGAAGAGATTGTAAGAAAAACAGAGAAGCAGATTGAACAAGAAATTATCGAAGTTGGTAAGCGAACCGTTATCGATTTGGGAATCCATGGTTTACATCCTGAATTAATAAAGATGGTGGGTCGAATGAAATACCGTTCATCTTACGGACAGAACTTACTGCAACACTCGCGTGAAGTCGCAAAACTTTGTGGTGTAATGGCAGCGGAATTAGGCTTAAATCCTAAATTGGCTAAACGAGCAGGTTTATTGCATGATATCGGAAAAGTACCATCGTCTGAAACAGACGTAGAAACACCTCACGCTATTTTAGGAATGCAATGGGCAGAAAAGCATGGTGAAAAACCAGAAGTTTGTAATGCGATTGGAGCGCACCACGACGAAATTGAAATGACAACATTATTGTCACCAATAATCCAAGTGTGTGATGCTATTTCTGGTGCACGACCAGGCGCAAGACGACAAGTACTGGATTCTTACATACAACGTTTAAAGGATTTGGAAGATGTTGCCTTTGGTTTTGTAGGCGTAAAGAAAGCTTATGCCATACAAGCTGGTAGAGAATTGCGTGTTATTGTAGAAAGTGAAAAAGTAACGGATGACAGAGCAGCCAGCTTATCTTTTGAGATTTCGCAAAAAATTCAAACCGATATGACTTATCCTGGACAAGTAAAGGTTACGGTAATTAGAGAAACTAGAGCGGTTAATATTGCTAAATAA
- a CDS encoding cell division protein ZapA, whose amino-acid sequence MSEQLKIKLSIANRVYPLTINPGQEEGLRKATKKIEAMIGQFEQNYSVRDKQDVLAMCALQFAAQVEQKSIDKEYVNEEVQEKLEALNELLQAHI is encoded by the coding sequence ATGTCAGAACAATTAAAAATTAAACTTTCTATAGCTAATAGAGTTTATCCTTTGACGATAAACCCAGGCCAAGAAGAAGGTTTACGTAAAGCCACAAAAAAAATTGAGGCTATGATTGGACAATTTGAGCAGAATTACTCTGTAAGGGATAAGCAAGATGTTTTAGCCATGTGTGCTTTGCAGTTTGCAGCTCAAGTAGAGCAAAAATCAATAGATAAAGAGTATGTGAATGAAGAAGTTCAGGAAAAGTTAGAAGCTTTAAATGAGTTGCTGCAAGCACATATTTAA